A genomic window from Thunnus maccoyii chromosome 2, fThuMac1.1, whole genome shotgun sequence includes:
- the smcr8b gene encoding guanine nucleotide exchange protein smcr8b, with the protein MIGSPDLLAFTAAEGFGEEEGQEAQGLPEDLSVPLLPPSNPWTSAAQFHRDFILVAEFSEQVGPKPVLTIPDDPRVIGSFDLNHFSVRIMSVDYQASGPGPAPPTSPGPRLNFSEDSKVILGDSAEDAFAYVHHVTLYDLEARGMVRPFCMAYVCSDQAKLMENFSELSTGFSQASESLKTGNRQAFSMELQRKLQELEYTRLTLQQETELPQKVNRFAESGEKTEELEAVERSILNHRDLLRQVTSYPNRKLKQPDFLPYDPADSLTDPTALLPPEPCPPTSLSSSPSCRSEHRLKQLQELCNSYFLSLMKEQLADTERRLRGDRSALRTARVTRSLSRRLTLTNFLFELWTPEDGEEEERESTEAETQRATGSKSGGEPLNAEPLSLESFCSCVEEIPIKLVAGESGTVSPDHDVAMEMTGSVSSSDSIEVLGTEKSYRTQHDIIGSDSREIHMGMLDTSLRRAGVEAGGKRVRAYARRANSEDSIEVLSTTESIFPDDLTAITEEEAEHQPLSNGLQEDEEEEILTECKCDDVHRVEETIREEESLDETVLENESELSVQEGEGRDDREESIKQINVTSEVTIKEEPVTECLKRNHVHEDDSPESISTTLQVVEAAESPEVHQTVPDLQVNFAPPVALPEVERWSPPCAPLRLLSVDEASDCTSFTGSSDLLSPTQNVHGSTRSEKRRRRKAGLRALRFLKQNSFSQHAVFCLLSGRPLVVIGGDEVLVRKQVDALSLFLPAPVADGSAVMPSLTTPLQLTDLLTWRLIGIHRSPSSSSSSVLHSLTRYSRYLALLDLDQKTLRCPSYSGSLISRLADPHTSISRGITYLLHLESCLTALANQALLHTFNPSFHRPDTADGNNVARGDDFLLSRGFCSSESDLRVMRFLSDLVKQRHAGCGPPVLRFYYSSMTLHRNTAAT; encoded by the exons gtgggACCGAAGCCTGTTCTGACGATACCAGACGACCCCCGAGTCATCGGCTCGTTTGACCTCAACCACTTCTCTGTTCGTATCATGTCAGTGGACTACCAGGCGTCAGGCCCCGGCCCCGCCCCTCCTACATCCCCCGGCCCCCGCCTCAACTTCAGCGAGGACTCCAAAGTGATCCTGGGGGATTCGGCGGAGGACGCGTTTGCCTACGTTCACCACGTGACCCTGTACGACCTGGAGGCTCGGGGCATGGTGCGTCCTTTCTGTATGGCCTACGTGTGCTCGGACCAGGCGAAGCTGATGGAGAACTTCTCTGAACTGTCGACGGGCTTCTCTCAGGCGTCCGAGAGCCTCAAGACGGGAAACAGACAAGCGTTTTCTAtggagctgcagagaaaacTACAAGAGCTCGA GTACACACGGCTGACGCTGCAACAGGAGACGGAGCTTCCTCAGAAGGTGAACAGGTTTGCAGAATCGGGCGAGAAAACCGAAGAGCTCGAAGCTGTCGAGCGTTCCATCTTAAACCACAGAGACCTCCTCCGCCAGGTCACTTCCTACCCAAACAGGAAGCTCAAACAGCCCGACTTCCTGCCCTACGACCCTGCCGACTCGCTCACCGATCCGACTGCGTTACTGCCTCCTGAGCCATGTCCTCCCACCTCCCTCTCCAGCTCCCCCTCCTGCAGGTCCGAGCACCGtctgaagcagctgcaggagctTTGCAACTCTTACTTCCTGTCCCTGATGAAGGAGCAGCTTGCTGACACAGAGCGCCGCCTGCGTGGCGACAGGAGCGCACTGCGCACTGCTCGTGTCACACGCTCGCTGTCCAGGAGGCTCACGCTCACCAACTTCCTGTTTGAGCTTTGGACCCCAGAggatggtgaggaggaggagagggaaagcACTgaggcagagacacagagggcGACAGGGAGTAAGAGCGGCGGCGAGCCGTTGAACGCTGAACCACTGAGCCTAGAGTCTTTCTGCTCCTGTGTGGAGGAGATCCCAATCAAACTGGTGGCAGGAGAAAGTGGGACAGTGAGCCCTGACCATGACGTTGCCATGGAGATGACAGGAAGTGTGAGCAGCAGCGACAGCATTGAAGTGCTGGGAACGGAGAAGTCTTATCGGACGCAGCATGACATCATTGGATCTGACAGCAGAG AAATACACATGGGGATGTTGGACACCTCTCTCAGGCGTGCAGGAGTGGAGGCAGGCGGCAAGCGAGTTCGAGCGTACGCCAGACGGGCCAACAGCGAGGACAGCATCGAGGTCCTGAGTACAACCGAGTCCATCTTTCCTGACGACCTCACTGCCATCacagaggaggaagcagagcACCAACCTCTGAGTAACGGCCtgcaggaggatgaggaggaggagatactGACAGAGTGTAAATGTGATGACGTCCACAGAGTGGAAGAGACGATCCGAGAGGAGGAGTCATTGGATGAAACTGTtctagaaaatgaaagtgagcTTTCTGTCCAGGAAGGTGAAGGTCGAGATGACAGAGAAGAGTCtataaagcaaataaatgtcACTAGTGAGGTCACGATCAAAGAGGAGCCGGTCACTGAGTGTTTGAAGAGGAATCACGTCCATGAAGATGACAGTCCAGAGAGTATTTCAACGACGCTGCAGG TCGTGGAAGCAGCGGAGTCGCCTGAAGTTCATCAAACTGTGCCTGACCTCCAGGTGAACTTTGCCCCACCTGTTGCCCTGCCCGAGGTTGAACGATGGTCTCCTCCCTGCGCTCCCCTCAGGCTTCTTAGTGTCGACGAAGCATCTGACTGCACCAGCTTCACCGGCTCCTCAGACCTCCTCTCTCCCACCCAGAACGTCCACGGCAGCACCCGctcagagaagaggaggagaaggaaggctGGACTCAGAGCCCTCAGGTTCCTGAAACAGAACTCATTCTCCCAGCATGCCGTGTTCTGTCTACTGAGCGGCCGGCCGCTGGTTGTCATCGGAGGAGACGAGGTTTTGGTGAGGAAGCAGGTGGACGCCCTTAGTCTCTTCCTGCCTGCTCCTGTTGCTGATGGGAGTGCTGTGATGCCGAGTTTGACCACGCCCCTTCAACTGACCGACCTGCTCACCTGGAGACTGATCGGCATACACAG ATCACCCTCCAGTTCTTCGTCCAGCGTGCTTCACTCTCTGACTCGCTACAGTCGTTATTTGGCCCTGCTGGACCTGGACCAGAAGACGCTGCGCTGTCCGTCATACTCCGGCTCTCTCATCAGCAGACTGGCGGATCCTCACACCAGCATCAGCCGGGGGATCACATACCTGCTGCACCTGGAGAGCTGCCTGACAGCGCTGGCCAATCAGGCTCTGCTCCACACGTTTAATCCTTCTTTCCACCGTCCTGACACTGCTGATGGGAATAACGTTGCACGAGGAGACGACTTCCTGTTATCGCGAGGATTCTGCAGCAGTGAGAGCGATTTGAGAGTGATGCGTTTCCTGTCTGACCTCGTCAAACAGCGTCACGCAGGATGTGGCCCACCAGTTTTAAGATTCTATTACAGCTCGATGACACTCCATAGAAATACAGCCGCAACATAG